In the genome of Limnobaculum zhutongyuii, one region contains:
- a CDS encoding DUF2770 family protein translates to MSRIIDTIMNNIREHMMIYIVIWIIVLLLDIYYVWFYE, encoded by the coding sequence ATGTCGCGCATTATTGACACAATAATGAATAATATTCGGGAACATATGATGATTTATATTGTTATTTGGATCATTGTTCTGTTGCTGGATATTTATTACGTCTGGTTTTATGAGTAA
- a CDS encoding glycerate kinase, producing MKIVIAPDSFKESLSAMQVATAIQQGFLEIYPDAEYIKVPMADGGEGTVISMVEATGGQYLKKTVTGPLGQPVDGYWGLMGDGKTAVIEMAAASGLHYVPPELRNPLLTTSQGTGELVLAALELGVKHIILGIGGSATNDGGAGMMQALGVLFKDAQGNSLPVGGGALSNLTDIDVSGLDPRLANVSIIVACDVNNPLCGPSGASAIFGPQKGATPEMVKTLDAALFSYGSLIEKVTGNPVLNAAGAGAAGGMGAALLGLLNAELKPGIDIVITALNLDNLVENADLVITGEGRIDSQSIHGKTPIGVARSAKRFNKPVIALAGGLTADHQVVHDHGLDAVFSVLTRVGSLPEALLEAEDNLRVTARNVASIWKMAQISPKN from the coding sequence ATGAAAATTGTAATTGCACCCGACTCATTTAAAGAAAGTCTTTCTGCTATGCAGGTTGCTACCGCCATTCAGCAGGGGTTCCTCGAAATTTACCCTGATGCAGAATATATTAAAGTTCCTATGGCCGATGGTGGTGAAGGTACCGTTATTTCTATGGTTGAAGCAACGGGCGGACAATACCTTAAAAAAACGGTCACCGGACCATTAGGTCAACCGGTTGACGGCTACTGGGGATTGATGGGGGATGGTAAAACCGCGGTCATCGAAATGGCGGCAGCATCCGGACTTCATTATGTTCCACCTGAGTTACGTAATCCGTTACTGACTACCAGTCAGGGTACTGGAGAGTTAGTTCTGGCAGCACTGGAGCTTGGGGTTAAGCATATCATTCTGGGAATTGGCGGCAGCGCGACCAACGATGGTGGTGCGGGTATGATGCAGGCCCTTGGCGTATTGTTTAAAGATGCGCAGGGTAACTCACTGCCCGTTGGCGGCGGAGCCCTCAGCAATTTAACTGACATTGATGTAAGCGGATTAGATCCTCGTTTAGCTAATGTTTCGATTATTGTAGCCTGCGATGTGAATAATCCACTGTGCGGGCCATCTGGCGCATCGGCAATATTTGGCCCACAAAAAGGCGCTACGCCAGAAATGGTTAAAACCCTTGATGCGGCACTGTTTTCTTATGGTTCACTGATTGAAAAAGTAACAGGCAATCCGGTATTGAATGCCGCGGGAGCCGGTGCCGCAGGTGGAATGGGGGCTGCATTACTGGGATTATTAAATGCAGAACTCAAGCCGGGAATAGATATCGTTATAACGGCATTAAATCTGGACAATCTGGTAGAAAATGCCGATCTGGTCATTACCGGTGAAGGTCGCATTGATAGTCAGAGCATTCATGGTAAAACGCCAATTGGCGTGGCCCGTTCCGCTAAACGTTTTAATAAACCGGTAATTGCACTGGCAGGAGGGTTAACTGCCGATCATCAGGTTGTACACGATCATGGTCTGGATGCCGTCTTCTCAGTACTTACTCGAGTTGGTTCGTTACCTGAAGCTTTGCTGGAAGCAGAAGATAACCTGAGAGTTACCGCAAGGAACGTTGCCAGTATCTGGAAAATGGCTCAAATATCCCCAAAAAATTAA
- a CDS encoding sugar diacid recognition domain-containing protein yields the protein MHIIRSNYLKDSTARQIVQRTMSIIHYSVNVMDEHGVIIASGEPARIHQRHEGAILALTENRIVEIDNATAGQLKGVKPGINLPISFQDQLIGVLGISGEPSEVRAYAELVKMAAELIIEQMALLEQKQWDKRYREELVNQLILQDVYSSSLNSMVSYLGVNLLQPRVVLIVELHQPDSEILRNLIDFFEYSARDHLVTFTDFNELVVLKPVNLKQGEWDPQQELAELQRFRGQIESAGFFRMTVGGYFAGEGGIRRSYQTAKATQAMARRLKLKNKYVFYSDHALPALLGGLADSWQAQELSRVWLKLVAQDNKGILQTTLKQYFEQNCDPSQTAASLYIHINTLRYRLQRIEEITSLKINDMQQAAWLYIGMKLQS from the coding sequence ATGCACATTATTCGATCTAATTACCTCAAAGATTCTACCGCGCGTCAGATTGTTCAACGCACGATGAGTATTATTCACTACTCCGTTAACGTTATGGATGAACATGGGGTAATCATTGCATCCGGAGAGCCAGCCAGAATTCATCAACGCCATGAAGGTGCCATACTGGCTCTGACAGAAAACCGCATTGTAGAAATTGATAATGCCACTGCCGGTCAATTGAAAGGGGTTAAGCCCGGCATTAATTTGCCCATCAGTTTTCAGGATCAATTGATTGGTGTACTGGGGATATCCGGAGAACCTTCCGAAGTCAGAGCCTATGCAGAACTGGTCAAAATGGCGGCTGAGTTAATTATTGAACAGATGGCATTGCTGGAACAAAAACAGTGGGATAAACGCTATCGGGAAGAGTTAGTTAATCAACTGATATTACAGGATGTCTACTCATCATCATTAAATTCTATGGTTTCTTATCTTGGGGTCAATTTATTACAGCCCAGGGTGGTGCTGATTGTTGAGTTACATCAGCCAGACAGCGAAATTTTGCGTAACCTGATTGATTTTTTTGAATACAGCGCGCGTGACCATTTGGTCACCTTTACCGACTTTAATGAGTTAGTGGTGTTAAAACCCGTCAATCTTAAACAGGGAGAGTGGGACCCTCAGCAAGAGCTGGCCGAGTTGCAACGCTTCAGAGGACAGATTGAATCTGCGGGGTTCTTTCGAATGACTGTGGGAGGCTATTTCGCCGGGGAAGGTGGGATCAGACGTTCTTATCAAACCGCTAAGGCGACACAGGCCATGGCCAGACGATTGAAGCTTAAAAACAAGTATGTGTTCTATTCAGATCATGCGTTACCGGCTCTGTTGGGTGGCTTAGCGGATAGCTGGCAGGCACAAGAACTGTCAAGAGTATGGCTAAAGCTCGTTGCTCAGGATAACAAAGGCATTTTACAAACTACGCTGAAACAGTATTTCGAACAGAATTGTGATCCTTCTCAAACCGCAGCAAGCCTGTACATTCATATCAATACATTGCGGTATCGGTTACAGAGAATTGAAGAGATAACCTCATTAAAGATCAACGATATGCAACAAGCCGCCTGGCTTTATATTGGCATGAAATTACAAAGCTAG
- the bioD gene encoding dethiobiotin synthase yields MPNRFFVTGTCTEVGKTVISRALLQSFIKQGKRAVGYKPIAIASHVTDEGIRNHDAMILQSSSSISVSYDEVNPVIIEDHAALTYSDSPMDYARLSRGLTHLQSQSDAVIVEGTGGWRFLLNGMRPISDWVIEEKLPVILVVGIQLGCINHAILTAEAIAHDGLKIAGWVANRINPGLAYYAETIEALKQNIPAPLIGELPYLSRPEERDLTSYIDLSRIKNS; encoded by the coding sequence ATGCCGAATCGATTTTTTGTAACCGGTACTTGTACTGAAGTGGGCAAAACCGTTATTTCACGGGCCCTGTTACAATCGTTCATTAAACAGGGCAAGCGTGCAGTGGGCTATAAACCTATCGCGATTGCTTCACACGTTACCGATGAAGGGATCAGGAATCATGATGCAATGATCCTCCAATCTTCTTCATCCATTAGTGTTTCTTATGATGAGGTTAACCCGGTGATCATTGAAGATCATGCGGCGTTAACCTATAGCGATAGCCCTATGGATTATGCGCGTCTTTCCCGTGGGTTAACTCATCTTCAATCGCAGTCTGATGCCGTGATTGTTGAAGGCACTGGCGGCTGGCGTTTTCTGCTAAACGGTATGCGTCCTATTTCTGACTGGGTGATAGAAGAAAAGCTTCCAGTGATTTTGGTGGTAGGCATTCAACTTGGCTGTATTAATCATGCCATTCTGACGGCTGAAGCCATCGCTCATGATGGATTGAAAATTGCCGGTTGGGTGGCAAACCGGATAAATCCGGGTTTAGCCTATTACGCAGAAACCATTGAAGCACTCAAACAGAATATTCCTGCACCACTGATTGGCGAATTGCCATATCTCTCCCGGCCAGAAGAACGAGATTTAACCAGTTATATCGATCTTAGCCGCATAAAAAACAGCTGA
- a CDS encoding GntP family permease gives MTTVSAIGAIAALVVAIVLILRKVSPAYGMMIGALVGGLIGGADLVQTVTLMVTGAQGITNAVLRILAAGILAGVLIESGAANTIAETVVRKVGETRALLALAIATMLLTAVGVFIDVAVITVAPIALSIAQRADLSKMAILLAMIGGGKAGNVMSPNPNSIAAADAFNVPLTSVMMAGIVPGIFGLIVAYFLAKRLVNKGSKVEPHEVISHQSGAQPGFLAAISAPVVAIALLSLRPIAGISVDPLIALPVGGLVGALMMGRIKQSNDFMIAGLNRMAPVAIMLLGTGTLAGIIGNSGLKDVLIDGLTASGLPPYLLAPISGAIMSMATASTTAGTAVASGVFSHTLLELGVSALAGAAMIHAGATVLDHLPHGSFFHATGGSVNMQIRERLKLLPYETVIGLTIAIVSTLMFGVFGLAG, from the coding sequence ATGACAACCGTCTCTGCAATAGGGGCGATAGCGGCTTTAGTGGTTGCCATCGTTCTGATATTAAGAAAAGTTTCACCGGCTTACGGCATGATGATTGGTGCGCTGGTTGGTGGTTTAATCGGCGGCGCGGATTTGGTTCAAACGGTCACGTTAATGGTGACCGGAGCACAAGGCATTACTAACGCAGTATTACGTATTCTGGCTGCCGGCATACTGGCTGGCGTATTAATTGAATCAGGGGCGGCAAATACCATTGCAGAAACAGTCGTGCGTAAAGTTGGGGAGACCCGGGCGCTGCTGGCGTTAGCTATTGCCACCATGTTATTAACCGCAGTAGGTGTATTTATTGATGTCGCGGTGATTACCGTTGCACCGATTGCACTCTCTATTGCTCAACGGGCAGACCTGTCCAAAATGGCTATTTTGCTGGCCATGATTGGTGGTGGTAAAGCGGGTAATGTCATGTCACCCAATCCCAACTCGATTGCCGCTGCCGATGCGTTTAACGTACCACTAACCTCCGTCATGATGGCGGGCATTGTGCCGGGAATTTTCGGGCTTATTGTGGCTTACTTTTTAGCTAAACGATTAGTTAATAAGGGCAGTAAAGTTGAGCCCCATGAAGTGATCTCTCACCAGTCCGGTGCTCAACCTGGTTTTCTGGCAGCCATCAGCGCACCCGTTGTTGCTATTGCCTTGTTATCTCTACGTCCTATTGCGGGTATTTCTGTTGATCCACTGATTGCATTGCCGGTTGGTGGTTTGGTTGGTGCCTTAATGATGGGACGCATCAAACAAAGTAATGATTTTATGATAGCCGGTTTAAATCGGATGGCTCCCGTTGCCATTATGTTATTAGGAACGGGTACGCTGGCTGGCATCATTGGAAATTCAGGCTTAAAAGATGTGCTAATTGATGGGCTTACCGCTTCTGGTTTGCCTCCTTATCTGTTAGCTCCAATCTCTGGTGCCATCATGTCAATGGCAACCGCCTCAACCACTGCCGGTACCGCTGTGGCTTCTGGCGTATTTAGCCATACTTTACTGGAACTGGGCGTTAGCGCATTGGCCGGTGCCGCCATGATTCATGCCGGCGCGACCGTACTCGATCATTTACCTCACGGCAGTTTTTTCCATGCCACTGGCGGTAGTGTGAATATGCAAATCAGAGAGCGCCTTAAGTTATTGCCTTATGAAACAGTAATTGGTTTAACCATTGCCATTGTTTCTACCTTGATGTTTGGTGTGTTTGGACTGGCAGGATAG
- a CDS encoding glycine betaine ABC transporter substrate-binding protein: MIKLKQRYQQWGRTVKFSVLSALLLTSVTVHAAPLVLASKNFTEQHILSAITVQYLATKGIDVTPKTDLASTIIRNAMLNKQVDIAWEYTGTSLIVYNHIHESMSSEETYNTVKKLDAKQGIVWLEPAKMNNTYAFAMQRTRAEKENISTLSQLVDRITQIQKTDAKHNWMVAFDPEFVNRSDGLKPMQDTYQLNLERPQIRQMDPGLVYNAIRDGFVDAGLIYTTDGRVNGFDLKVLEDDKGFFPSYAVTPTVRAEVLNAKPELAEALNTLSRLLDNDVISALNAKVDIEHQSAERVATQFLKDNGLL; encoded by the coding sequence ATGATTAAATTAAAACAACGATACCAACAATGGGGACGAACGGTGAAGTTCAGTGTATTAAGTGCACTGTTATTAACCAGCGTTACCGTTCATGCAGCCCCTTTGGTGCTGGCAAGTAAAAACTTTACTGAACAGCACATTCTTTCTGCTATTACTGTTCAATACCTGGCAACTAAAGGTATTGACGTCACCCCTAAAACTGACCTCGCCTCTACGATTATTCGTAACGCCATGCTTAATAAGCAGGTGGATATTGCCTGGGAATATACCGGTACTTCACTGATTGTGTATAACCACATTCACGAATCGATGTCTTCAGAAGAAACCTATAACACAGTAAAAAAACTAGATGCTAAACAGGGTATTGTCTGGCTGGAACCAGCAAAAATGAATAATACCTATGCCTTTGCCATGCAGCGTACCAGAGCGGAAAAAGAGAATATCAGCACCCTTTCACAGCTGGTTGATCGCATTACTCAAATCCAAAAAACTGATGCTAAGCATAACTGGATGGTGGCTTTCGATCCTGAGTTTGTTAACCGTTCTGATGGTCTGAAACCCATGCAGGATACTTACCAGTTGAATCTGGAACGCCCACAAATCCGCCAAATGGACCCAGGATTGGTATATAACGCCATTCGTGATGGCTTTGTTGACGCTGGCCTGATTTATACCACTGACGGACGAGTCAATGGCTTTGATCTGAAAGTGCTTGAAGATGATAAAGGTTTCTTTCCAAGTTACGCTGTCACGCCTACCGTTCGGGCAGAGGTACTAAATGCTAAGCCAGAGCTGGCGGAGGCGCTAAATACCCTCTCCCGACTGTTAGATAATGATGTCATCTCGGCCCTGAACGCCAAAGTGGATATTGAACACCAATCTGCTGAACGGGTTGCCACTCAATTCTTAAAAGACAACGGTTTGCTTTAA
- a CDS encoding MFS transporter — MSRSRSPFIVRGTTDFMKVTAAMFSAGLATFALLYCVQPILPILSQDFGISPASSSLSLSVSTAMLAVGLLFTGPISDAVGRKPVMVVALMLAATLTIASSLTTSWHGILIMRALVGLALSGVAAVAMTYLSEEIDPIFVAFAMGLYISGNSIGGMSGRLISGVMTDLFSWRITLGSIGCIALIAAIVFWRILPPSGHFRASSLRPRTLLINFRLHWHDRGLPLLFAEGFLLMGSFVTLFNYIGYRLMEPPYYISQAFIGLLSLVYLTGTLSSPKAGSLSVKYGRGPVFICSVALMLLGLCISLFSSIWLIFIGMLIFTPGFFAAHSIASSWIGHRAKRAKGQASALYLFFYYVGSSIAGTLGGFFWHNYGWTGLVIFLAGMLLCALFIGRYLARLPEASAKPKSR; from the coding sequence ATGTCACGTTCCCGTTCTCCTTTTATCGTCAGGGGAACCACTGATTTTATGAAGGTAACAGCAGCCATGTTTTCCGCTGGTTTGGCTACCTTTGCCCTGCTTTATTGTGTTCAACCTATCTTGCCTATTCTTTCGCAAGATTTTGGTATTTCACCGGCCAGCAGCAGTCTGTCGCTGTCTGTCTCAACAGCTATGTTAGCGGTAGGTTTACTGTTTACCGGCCCTATTTCTGATGCGGTGGGCCGTAAGCCGGTGATGGTTGTTGCATTAATGTTAGCCGCTACATTAACCATTGCCAGCTCATTAACTACCAGTTGGCACGGCATTTTGATCATGCGGGCGCTGGTCGGTCTGGCGCTAAGCGGTGTGGCAGCCGTTGCGATGACCTATCTAAGCGAAGAAATTGACCCAATATTTGTCGCCTTCGCCATGGGTTTATATATCAGTGGTAACTCCATTGGGGGTATGAGCGGACGGCTTATCAGTGGCGTGATGACCGATCTGTTCTCATGGCGCATTACTCTGGGAAGTATAGGCTGTATTGCCCTAATTGCCGCGATTGTTTTTTGGCGCATCTTGCCCCCATCAGGTCATTTTCGTGCTTCTTCTCTGCGCCCCCGGACCTTATTAATAAACTTTCGCCTGCACTGGCACGATCGAGGCCTGCCATTGCTATTTGCCGAAGGCTTCTTATTAATGGGATCCTTTGTTACGCTATTTAACTACATCGGCTATCGCCTGATGGAGCCACCTTACTATATTAGCCAGGCATTTATTGGTTTGTTGTCTCTGGTTTACCTGACGGGTACCCTTAGCTCACCTAAAGCGGGTTCACTAAGCGTGAAATATGGTCGTGGCCCGGTATTTATTTGTTCTGTCGCACTGATGTTATTAGGGCTATGCATTAGCCTGTTTTCATCAATCTGGCTTATCTTTATTGGTATGTTGATCTTTACGCCCGGTTTTTTTGCCGCGCACTCCATCGCCAGCAGTTGGATTGGACATCGGGCTAAACGAGCTAAAGGTCAGGCATCAGCGCTGTATCTGTTTTTCTATTATGTCGGTTCCAGCATCGCCGGAACCTTAGGTGGATTTTTCTGGCATAACTATGGCTGGACTGGATTAGTTATATTTCTCGCCGGAATGTTACTTTGTGCCCTGTTTATTGGGCGTTATCTTGCTCGTTTGCCGGAAGCATCAGCAAAGCCGAAAAGCCGTTAA
- the mlc gene encoding sugar metabolism global transcriptional regulator Mlc, translating to MNREGQPGHIDHIKQTNTGAVYRLIDQYGPVSRIDLSKLSHLAPASITKIVRELYDAHLVKETEFSEAGSRGRPAVGVELDTQAWHYLSGRVHYGYLTLALRDLSNQLIIEEQIDFPIDKTNSWLERFIYQIESFFTRHQKLLERLTAIAITMPGIIDATAGVVHKMPFYDEENVPLGPMLSKRTGLPVYVQQDVSAWAISEALYGAAFGCQNVIQIVIDDVVGASVITDGRILHADSSRRIEIGHTQVDPKGKACYCGNHGCLETIASMSNILERTRQLLPSNPESMLHFSPITIENLCDAANKGDKLAREIICYVGESIGHIAAVMVNIFNPEKIIIGSPLNASSGTLYPAIEQCIHQQSLPQYRADIRIAPTHFVNVGTMPGAALVKMALYNGSLLVKLLQG from the coding sequence GTGAATAGAGAAGGGCAACCGGGCCATATTGACCACATCAAGCAGACCAACACTGGCGCGGTATACCGACTTATTGACCAGTATGGTCCGGTATCACGTATTGATTTGTCTAAACTCTCTCATCTGGCGCCAGCCAGTATCACAAAAATCGTTCGTGAACTGTATGATGCTCATTTGGTTAAAGAGACTGAATTCAGTGAAGCGGGAAGCCGGGGGCGTCCTGCGGTGGGTGTCGAACTGGATACACAGGCATGGCACTATTTAAGCGGTCGCGTTCATTATGGTTATCTGACGCTGGCCTTAAGAGATTTAAGCAATCAGCTGATTATTGAAGAACAGATTGATTTTCCCATCGATAAAACCAATTCCTGGCTGGAACGTTTTATTTACCAAATAGAATCCTTTTTTACCCGCCATCAGAAACTGCTGGAGCGTCTGACTGCTATTGCCATCACTATGCCGGGCATCATTGATGCTACCGCAGGTGTGGTACACAAAATGCCATTCTACGATGAAGAGAATGTCCCTTTAGGACCCATGCTGAGTAAAAGAACCGGCTTACCGGTGTATGTTCAGCAGGATGTCTCAGCCTGGGCTATCAGTGAAGCGCTGTATGGTGCGGCCTTTGGCTGTCAGAATGTCATTCAAATCGTTATTGATGATGTGGTGGGGGCTTCGGTTATTACCGATGGACGAATTCTTCATGCAGACTCCAGTCGCCGAATTGAGATAGGGCATACTCAGGTTGATCCTAAGGGAAAAGCTTGTTATTGCGGCAATCATGGCTGTCTGGAAACGATAGCCAGTATGAGCAATATACTGGAAAGAACAAGGCAGTTGCTGCCTTCTAACCCTGAATCCATGCTTCATTTCTCGCCGATCACCATCGAGAATTTGTGTGATGCTGCCAATAAGGGCGATAAGCTAGCCAGAGAGATCATCTGCTATGTTGGGGAAAGTATCGGACATATCGCTGCGGTGATGGTTAACATTTTCAATCCGGAAAAGATTATCATTGGTTCACCGTTAAATGCCTCTTCCGGCACGCTCTATCCGGCTATTGAGCAGTGCATTCATCAACAATCCTTACCCCAATACCGCGCAGATATACGCATTGCGCCAACTCACTTTGTGAACGTAGGAACCATGCCAGGCGCGGCTCTGGTGAAGATGGCCCTATACAATGGCTCTCTGCTAGTTAAGCTTCTTCAGGGATAA
- the osmW gene encoding osmoprotectant ABC transporter permease OsmW, which yields METLSYMWQDAGYIAGLTAQHMLLVSIAVGLAIVIGVPLGILIVRHKWLATPVLSLATVVLTIPSIALFGLMIPIFSIIGQGIGFVPAVTAVFLYSLLPIVRNTHIALSNLPGGLREAGRGIGMTFWQRLRWVEIPMSLPVIFGGVRTAVVMNIGVMAIAAVIGAGGLGLLLLHGISRSDPRLLIAGAVMISLLAIAMDWLLHRLQIALTPKGIR from the coding sequence ATGGAAACCCTTTCCTATATGTGGCAAGACGCTGGTTATATCGCCGGCTTAACCGCACAACATATGCTTCTGGTAAGTATTGCCGTAGGTCTGGCAATTGTTATCGGTGTCCCCCTGGGCATTCTGATTGTGCGTCATAAATGGCTGGCAACACCGGTACTGAGCCTGGCGACGGTGGTATTAACCATCCCTTCTATCGCCTTGTTCGGCCTGATGATCCCTATCTTCTCTATCATTGGTCAGGGGATTGGCTTTGTCCCTGCGGTAACCGCGGTATTTTTATACTCTCTGTTACCCATAGTGCGTAATACCCATATTGCGCTGAGTAATTTACCCGGTGGGCTGAGAGAAGCAGGTCGTGGGATTGGTATGACATTCTGGCAGCGTTTGCGTTGGGTTGAAATCCCGATGTCTTTGCCGGTGATTTTTGGTGGTGTACGCACCGCAGTTGTAATGAATATCGGTGTTATGGCTATTGCAGCCGTTATTGGTGCCGGTGGATTAGGCCTGCTGTTATTGCATGGCATCAGTCGAAGCGATCCGCGTTTATTAATTGCCGGGGCGGTTATGATCAGCCTGTTGGCGATCGCGATGGACTGGTTATTACACCGTTTACAAATTGCCCTGACGCCTAAAGGAATTCGATAA
- a CDS encoding SDR family oxidoreductase: MVVFVTGASAGFGQAIVRKFVTQGHYVIGVARRAERLQQLKNELGEKFLPIELDVCDREKLLATLKTLPAAFKDIDLLVNNAGLALGLEPANKADFSDWTTMINTNVTALASVTHAILPQMVEQNRGHVINIGSIAGTYPYPGGNVYGATKAFVKQFSLNLRADLAGTAIRVTDVEPGLCGTTEFSNVRFKGDDAKAAGLYENVQPLTATDIAETVFWIATQPAHVNVNRIELMPVAQSFSPLKVTKD, translated from the coding sequence ATGGTTGTTTTTGTTACCGGAGCATCCGCAGGATTTGGTCAGGCGATTGTCAGAAAATTTGTTACTCAGGGTCATTATGTTATTGGGGTAGCCCGTCGTGCAGAACGTCTTCAACAGCTAAAAAATGAACTGGGTGAAAAATTTCTTCCCATCGAATTAGACGTTTGCGATCGTGAAAAATTACTGGCTACCTTAAAAACGCTACCGGCTGCGTTTAAAGATATTGATCTGTTGGTGAACAATGCAGGTTTAGCATTAGGGTTAGAACCGGCTAATAAAGCGGATTTCAGCGACTGGACCACCATGATTAACACTAACGTGACAGCACTGGCATCAGTAACCCATGCAATCCTACCGCAAATGGTTGAACAGAACCGTGGCCACGTTATTAATATTGGTTCCATTGCTGGAACATACCCGTACCCTGGCGGGAACGTCTACGGTGCAACCAAAGCTTTTGTGAAGCAGTTTAGCCTTAACCTGAGAGCCGATCTGGCAGGTACCGCCATTCGCGTGACGGATGTGGAGCCAGGACTTTGCGGCACCACTGAATTCTCCAATGTGCGTTTTAAAGGGGATGATGCTAAAGCCGCCGGTCTGTATGAGAATGTCCAGCCACTAACCGCTACCGATATCGCCGAAACGGTATTCTGGATTGCCACTCAGCCAGCCCATGTAAACGTTAACCGTATTGAGTTAATGCCAGTGGCACAAAGCTTCTCGCCGCTGAAAGTTACGAAAGATTAA
- the osmV gene encoding osmoprotectant ABC transporter ATP-binding protein OsmV, with product MIKLENLTKQFKQKSGKAFNAVDNINLHVPAGEMCVLLGPSGCGKTTTLKMINRLITPSSGRILINGEDTSGLDTVTLRRKIGYVIQQIGLFPNMTIEENITIVPRMLGWDKKACKERARELMDMVALDPNRFLKRYPKEMSGGQQQRIGVIRALAADPPVLLMDEPFGAVDPINRESIQNEFQEMQRKLKKTVILVSHDIDEALKLGDRIAIFRQGKIVQCATPDELLAKPSDEFVGSFVGQDRTLKRLLLVQAGDVTDMQETLTVRRSTPLSEAFTIMDDNDMRSIIVVNDDEKPLGFIKRREARGAEGLCGELTHPITITARAEDNLRVVLSKLYEHNLVWMPIVDEEGRYSGEISQDYIASYLSSGRTKRKISAA from the coding sequence ATGATTAAATTAGAAAATCTGACAAAACAGTTTAAACAAAAAAGTGGTAAGGCGTTTAATGCCGTTGATAACATCAATTTGCATGTCCCTGCCGGTGAAATGTGCGTTCTGTTAGGACCATCCGGTTGTGGTAAAACCACTACACTGAAAATGATCAATCGCCTGATTACCCCTAGCAGTGGCCGTATTCTGATTAACGGCGAAGATACTTCAGGTCTGGATACCGTTACCCTACGCCGTAAAATTGGTTATGTAATCCAACAAATTGGTCTGTTCCCTAATATGACCATTGAAGAAAACATTACTATCGTACCGCGCATGTTGGGTTGGGATAAAAAAGCTTGTAAAGAACGAGCCCGTGAACTGATGGATATGGTCGCGCTTGATCCAAATCGTTTCCTGAAGCGCTACCCTAAAGAGATGTCGGGTGGCCAGCAGCAGCGTATCGGTGTTATTCGTGCTCTGGCTGCGGATCCTCCGGTGTTGCTGATGGATGAGCCTTTTGGTGCTGTTGACCCCATCAACCGTGAGTCAATCCAAAACGAATTCCAGGAGATGCAGCGTAAGCTGAAGAAAACCGTTATTCTGGTAAGTCATGATATCGATGAAGCACTGAAGCTTGGCGACCGTATTGCTATCTTCCGTCAGGGAAAAATTGTTCAGTGTGCTACTCCGGATGAATTACTGGCTAAACCTTCTGATGAGTTTGTTGGTTCATTCGTTGGTCAGGACCGTACCTTGAAACGTCTGCTATTAGTTCAGGCCGGTGACGTTACCGATATGCAAGAAACCTTAACTGTTCGTCGCTCTACGCCTCTCAGTGAAGCATTCACCATTATGGATGACAATGATATGCGCTCTATCATTGTGGTCAATGATGATGAAAAACCACTGGGCTTTATTAAACGCCGTGAAGCTCGAGGGGCTGAAGGTCTGTGCGGTGAGTTAACTCACCCGATCACCATTACTGCCAGAGCGGAAGATAACCTGCGGGTAGTATTGTCAAAACTTTATGAGCATAACCTGGTGTGGATGCCGATTGTGGATGAGGAAGGACGCTACAGTGGTGAGATCTCTCAGGATTATATTGCCAGTTATCTGAGTTCCGGACGTACCAAACGGAAGATTTCTGCTGCTTAA